The Pseudomonas eucalypticola genome has a window encoding:
- a CDS encoding glutathione S-transferase family protein, with amino-acid sequence MDMPVRLLGRDTSINVRKVLWTLHELGVGFIREDYGNGFASTHTHDYLRLNPNGQVPVLVDEAGALWESNTICRYLAAKHGDQGLLPGNAHARAQVEQWMDWQATELNPAWRYPFTALIRQDPTCQDAAKLAAGTAEWNRMMGILEGQLAHTGAYVTGAAFTLADVVLGLSVNRWKMTPIEHARLPAVEAYYQRLQGREGFALYGANGMP; translated from the coding sequence ATGGACATGCCCGTTCGCCTACTGGGGCGCGACACTTCGATCAACGTGCGCAAGGTGTTATGGACGTTGCACGAGCTGGGGGTCGGCTTCATTCGCGAGGACTACGGCAACGGCTTCGCCTCGACCCACACCCATGACTACCTGCGCCTGAACCCCAACGGCCAGGTGCCTGTATTGGTGGACGAGGCCGGCGCACTGTGGGAGTCCAACACCATTTGCCGCTACCTGGCCGCCAAGCACGGCGACCAGGGTTTGCTGCCCGGCAATGCCCACGCCCGCGCGCAGGTGGAACAGTGGATGGATTGGCAGGCCACAGAGTTGAACCCGGCGTGGCGGTACCCGTTCACCGCCCTGATCCGCCAGGACCCGACCTGCCAGGACGCTGCCAAGCTGGCCGCGGGTACCGCCGAGTGGAACCGCATGATGGGCATTCTGGAGGGGCAGTTGGCACACACCGGGGCGTATGTCACCGGCGCCGCGTTCACCTTGGCCGATGTGGTACTGGGGCTCTCGGTAAACCGCTGGAAGATGACGCCCATCGAGCATGCCCGGTTACCCGCCGTGGAAGCCTACTATCAGCGGCTTCAGGGCCGTGAAGGCTTTGCGCTGTACGGGGCCAATGGCATGCCATGA
- a CDS encoding LysR family transcriptional regulator — protein MQYRINHQDLTLILALVRAGALARAAELLRVDVSTVFRSIRRLESALGQSLFEKSRAGYLPTALALSLAAQAEQAEQALQVAQVSVEQGGEVVSGTVRLTCTDAVLQHVLLPALAMFMPRYPALALELTTSNDFANLTRRDADLALRLTQAPPEHLVGCRLGSVPYRVGASQGYLDTCGTADLAQMHWIAADDFIPDHPGVAWRREHLPSVTPMYRASSMLAVAQLVRGGLGVAVLPPFLMQGLVPLGEPLAGHDSALWLLTRPDCRALRSVVTLFNELRSAISWQAMVDDLPIAGTG, from the coding sequence ATGCAATATCGAATCAACCATCAAGACCTCACGCTGATCCTCGCCCTGGTACGGGCAGGCGCGTTGGCGCGGGCGGCCGAGTTGCTGAGGGTCGATGTGTCTACGGTGTTCCGTTCCATTCGCCGCCTGGAGTCGGCGCTGGGCCAGTCGTTGTTCGAGAAGAGCCGGGCGGGGTACCTGCCCACGGCGTTGGCGTTGAGCCTGGCAGCCCAGGCGGAACAGGCCGAGCAAGCGTTGCAGGTGGCGCAGGTCAGCGTCGAGCAGGGCGGTGAAGTGGTGAGCGGTACGGTGCGCCTGACCTGTACTGATGCCGTGTTGCAGCACGTGCTGCTGCCGGCCCTGGCGATGTTCATGCCGCGCTACCCGGCACTGGCGCTGGAACTGACCACCAGCAACGACTTCGCCAACCTGACCCGGCGTGACGCCGATCTGGCCCTGCGCCTCACCCAGGCACCGCCCGAGCACCTGGTGGGTTGCCGACTGGGGTCGGTGCCTTACCGGGTAGGCGCGAGCCAGGGGTATCTTGATACCTGCGGCACGGCTGACCTGGCGCAGATGCATTGGATCGCCGCAGATGACTTCATACCCGACCACCCGGGCGTGGCCTGGCGGCGCGAGCATTTGCCCAGCGTCACCCCCATGTACCGGGCCAGTTCGATGCTGGCGGTGGCGCAACTGGTGCGTGGAGGGCTGGGCGTGGCGGTGTTGCCGCCGTTCCTGATGCAGGGGCTGGTGCCACTGGGCGAGCCGCTGGCCGGCCACGACAGCGCCCTGTGGCTGCTGACCCGGCCGGATTGCCGTGCACTGCGTTCGGTGGTGACCTTGTTCAACGAACTGCGTTCGGCCATTTCGTGGCAGGCCATGGTTGATGACCTGCCTATCGCGGGAACGGGCTAG
- a CDS encoding CTP synthase C-terminal region-related (seleno)protein, whose product MSSTRPLQIALVGDFDASITAHRAIQAALPLAARALGLSVEARCLATDQISAGTLAQPFDAFWCMPGSPYRSLEGALAAIRHAREQRIPFLGTCAGFQHALLEYARNALGWADAEHGESTPQAARAIISPLSCSLVEVRGTLHLQPGTLIAQAYEGLAIEEGYHCNYGLNPAFAEALLAGPLRPCARDANGEVRAVHLEGHPFFVATLFQPERAALEDRVPPLLTALLHAAQRRV is encoded by the coding sequence ATGTCATCCACGCGCCCACTGCAGATCGCCCTGGTCGGCGATTTTGATGCGTCCATCACTGCCCATCGCGCCATCCAGGCCGCCCTGCCCTTGGCGGCCAGAGCCTTGGGCCTGAGTGTCGAGGCTCGTTGCCTGGCGACTGACCAGATCAGCGCCGGCACCCTGGCGCAACCGTTCGATGCCTTCTGGTGCATGCCAGGCAGCCCTTATCGCAGCCTGGAGGGCGCCCTGGCCGCTATCCGCCATGCCCGGGAGCAGCGCATTCCATTCCTGGGTACCTGCGCGGGCTTCCAGCACGCGTTGCTGGAGTACGCCCGCAACGCGCTCGGCTGGGCGGACGCCGAGCACGGCGAAAGCACCCCGCAGGCGGCACGGGCCATCATCAGCCCGCTGAGCTGTTCGCTGGTGGAGGTACGCGGCACCCTGCACCTGCAACCGGGCACGCTGATTGCCCAGGCCTATGAGGGGTTGGCGATCGAGGAAGGCTACCACTGCAACTACGGGCTCAACCCTGCGTTCGCCGAAGCGCTGCTGGCCGGGCCGTTGCGCCCCTGTGCCCGCGACGCAAACGGCGAAGTGCGCGCCGTGCACCTGGAAGGCCACCCGTTCTTCGTCGCCACCCTGTTCCAACCCGAGCGCGCGGCGCTGGAAGACCGCGTACCACCTTTGTTGACCGCGCTGTTGCACGCTGCACAGCGGAGGGTTTGA
- a CDS encoding antibiotic biosynthesis monooxygenase family protein codes for MFAKTPQPPYFAVIFTSTRTEIDDGYGEVAERMVSLAAEQPGFLGVESARGEDGLGITVSYWASEAAILAWKHHAEHTDARARGREQWYRQCITRVAQVQRAYAFTTPA; via the coding sequence ATGTTCGCGAAGACGCCGCAGCCGCCTTACTTCGCCGTGATCTTTACCTCGACCCGCACCGAGATCGACGACGGCTACGGCGAAGTGGCCGAGCGCATGGTCAGCCTGGCGGCCGAGCAACCCGGGTTCCTGGGCGTGGAGTCGGCCCGTGGCGAGGACGGCCTGGGGATCACCGTGTCGTACTGGGCCAGCGAGGCCGCGATTCTGGCCTGGAAACACCATGCCGAACACACCGATGCCCGCGCCAGAGGGCGCGAGCAATGGTACCGGCAGTGCATCACCCGCGTGGCCCAGGTGCAGCGGGCTTACGCCTTCACGACCCCGGCCTGA
- a CDS encoding short-chain fatty acid transporter, translating to MAVDIEESRYARFALRCSTWAERWFPDAWVFAAVAVVAVALAALAIGAKPTDTATAFGDGFWSLIPFTMQMAFVVIGGYVVASSPPAVRLIDRLARLPGNGRSAVAWVALISMLASLLNWGLSLVFGGLLVRALARRTDLKMDYRAAGAAAYLGLGAVWALGLSSSAAQLQANPGSLPPSILAITGVIPFTQTIFLWQSGVLLAVLVVVSLAIAYATAPGPGSARDAQACGVDPSFSAPPQAGRSRPGEWLEHSPLLTVLLVLLAAGWLYHEFATKPMLTAISGLNTYNFLFIMLGALLHWRPRSFLDAVARAVPTTTGVLIQFPLYGSIAAILTTVKGGDGQALAHHISTFFVQIASHDTYALLMGVYSAVLGFFIPSGGGKWIIEAPYVMQVANDLKYHLGWAVQIYNAAEALPNLINPFYMLPLLGVLGLKARDLIGFSFVQLLVHAPLVLVLLWALGTTLQYVPPLAP from the coding sequence ATGGCTGTAGACATTGAAGAGAGCCGCTATGCGCGCTTTGCCCTGCGTTGCTCCACCTGGGCCGAACGCTGGTTCCCCGACGCCTGGGTGTTCGCCGCCGTCGCAGTAGTGGCGGTGGCCCTGGCCGCCCTGGCCATTGGCGCCAAACCCACTGACACCGCCACCGCTTTCGGCGATGGCTTCTGGAGCCTGATCCCGTTCACCATGCAGATGGCGTTCGTGGTCATCGGTGGTTATGTGGTCGCCAGTTCGCCGCCGGCAGTGAGGTTGATCGACCGCTTGGCACGCCTGCCGGGCAATGGCCGCTCGGCGGTGGCCTGGGTGGCGTTGATCTCCATGCTGGCGTCGCTGCTCAACTGGGGCCTGTCCCTGGTGTTCGGTGGCTTGCTGGTGCGCGCCCTGGCCCGACGCACCGACCTGAAGATGGACTACCGCGCCGCCGGTGCCGCTGCCTACCTGGGCCTGGGCGCGGTGTGGGCACTGGGGCTGTCGTCCTCGGCGGCGCAATTGCAGGCCAACCCCGGCAGCCTGCCGCCCTCTATCCTGGCCATCACCGGCGTCATTCCCTTCACGCAGACGATCTTCCTGTGGCAATCCGGGGTGCTGCTCGCCGTGTTGGTAGTGGTGTCACTGGCGATTGCCTATGCCACTGCGCCCGGCCCAGGCAGCGCCCGCGATGCCCAGGCCTGTGGTGTCGACCCCAGCTTCAGCGCGCCGCCCCAGGCGGGGCGCAGCCGCCCTGGGGAATGGCTGGAGCACAGCCCGTTGTTGACAGTATTGCTGGTGCTGCTGGCCGCCGGCTGGCTGTACCACGAGTTCGCCACCAAGCCGATGCTCACCGCGATTTCCGGGCTCAATACCTACAACTTCCTGTTCATCATGCTTGGCGCCTTGTTGCACTGGCGGCCACGCAGCTTCCTCGACGCCGTGGCGCGCGCGGTGCCGACCACCACCGGGGTGCTGATCCAGTTCCCGCTGTACGGTTCCATCGCCGCGATCCTGACCACGGTCAAGGGCGGTGATGGCCAGGCCCTGGCTCACCACATCTCGACCTTTTTCGTGCAGATCGCCTCCCATGACACCTACGCGTTGCTGATGGGCGTGTACTCCGCCGTGCTGGGCTTTTTCATCCCATCGGGCGGCGGCAAGTGGATCATCGAAGCGCCGTACGTGATGCAAGTGGCCAACGACCTGAAGTATCACCTGGGCTGGGCTGTGCAGATCTACAACGCCGCCGAGGCGCTGCCCAACCTGATCAACCCGTTCTACATGCTGCCGCTGCTGGGCGTGCTGGGGCTCAAGGCCCGGGACCTGATCGGCTTCAGCTTCGTGCAATTGCTGGTGCATGCGCCCCTGGTGCTGGTGCTGTTGTGGGCGCTGGGCACCACCTTGCAGTATGTGCCGCCGTTGGCGCCGTGA
- a CDS encoding CoA transferase subunit B: MALTREQMAQRVARELKDGYYVNLGIGIPTLVANYVPAGIDVMLQSENGLLGMGEFPTEQTLDADMINAGKQTVTARAGASIFDSAQSFAMIRGGHVDLTVLGAFEVDVQGNIASWMIPGKLVKGMGGAMDLVAGAENIIVTMTHASKDGESKLLPRCSLPLTGAGCIRKVLTDLAYLEIEDGAFILRERAPGISVEEIIAKTAGKLIVPDDVIEMQF, translated from the coding sequence ATGGCACTTACCCGCGAACAGATGGCCCAGCGCGTGGCCCGCGAACTCAAGGATGGCTACTACGTGAACCTGGGCATCGGCATCCCGACCCTGGTGGCCAACTACGTCCCCGCCGGCATCGACGTGATGCTGCAATCGGAAAACGGCCTGTTGGGCATGGGCGAATTTCCCACCGAGCAGACCCTCGACGCCGACATGATCAACGCCGGCAAACAAACGGTGACCGCCCGCGCCGGGGCATCCATTTTCGACTCTGCGCAGTCGTTCGCCATGATCCGCGGTGGGCATGTGGACCTCACGGTGCTGGGCGCCTTCGAAGTGGACGTGCAGGGCAACATCGCCTCGTGGATGATCCCCGGCAAGCTGGTCAAGGGCATGGGCGGTGCCATGGACCTGGTGGCCGGTGCCGAGAACATCATCGTCACCATGACCCACGCCTCCAAGGACGGCGAGTCCAAGCTGCTCCCCCGGTGCAGCCTGCCGCTGACCGGTGCGGGTTGTATCCGCAAGGTGCTGACCGACTTGGCGTACCTGGAGATCGAGGACGGTGCCTTCATCCTGCGCGAAAGGGCGCCGGGCATCAGTGTGGAAGAGATCATCGCCAAGACGGCAGGCAAGCTGATCGTGCCGGATGATGTGATCGAAATGCAGTTCTGA
- a CDS encoding CoA transferase subunit A codes for MAGLDKRVATYEEALAGLTDNMTVLSGGFGLCGIPENLIAHIKRMGVRGLTVVSNNCGVDGFGLGVLLEDRQIRKMIASYVGENALFERQLLDGELEVDLTPQGTLAEKLRAGGAGIPAFYTATGYGTPVAEGKEVREFKGRKYILEEAITGDFAIVKGWKADHFGNVIYRHTAQNFNPLAAAAGKITVVEVEEIVEPGQLPASQIHTPGIYVDRVILGTFEKRIEKRTVKA; via the coding sequence ATGGCGGGACTCGACAAGCGAGTGGCAACCTATGAAGAGGCCTTGGCTGGCCTGACCGACAACATGACAGTGCTGTCCGGCGGCTTTGGCCTGTGTGGCATCCCGGAAAACCTCATTGCCCACATCAAGCGCATGGGCGTGCGTGGCCTGACCGTGGTATCCAACAACTGTGGGGTCGATGGCTTTGGCCTGGGCGTGCTGCTGGAAGACCGGCAGATCCGCAAGATGATCGCCTCCTACGTGGGCGAGAACGCCCTGTTCGAACGCCAGTTGCTCGATGGCGAACTGGAGGTGGACCTCACTCCCCAAGGCACCCTGGCGGAAAAATTGCGCGCCGGCGGCGCCGGTATCCCGGCCTTCTACACCGCCACCGGCTATGGCACGCCGGTGGCCGAAGGCAAGGAAGTGCGCGAGTTCAAGGGCCGCAAGTACATCCTCGAAGAAGCCATCACCGGTGACTTCGCCATCGTCAAGGGCTGGAAGGCCGACCATTTCGGCAACGTCATCTACCGCCACACGGCGCAGAATTTCAACCCGCTGGCCGCCGCCGCCGGAAAAATCACCGTGGTCGAGGTGGAAGAGATCGTCGAGCCTGGCCAACTGCCCGCCAGCCAGATCCACACCCCCGGCATCTACGTGGACCGGGTGATCCTCGGCACCTTCGAAAAGCGTATCGAAAAGCGCACCGTCAAGGCCTGA
- a CDS encoding LysR family transcriptional regulator, which yields MNIKQLRAFLAVAQTLSFAQAGERLHLSQPALSLTIKALEEDLGGPLLTRTTRSVALTPEGETLVPLARQLLADWDNAEELLRQHFTLQTGKVSIAAMPSFAGNLLPPALKRFRDRHPRVNVAVHDVINEQVLEMVRHRRVELGIGFEPASTQGLVFTPFYLDRFVAVVPADSPLARRQQISWQELLREDFVTLQRPSAVRLLLEQDLAAAHGKLSVAFESHQLSTVGRMVASGLGVSAVPSLCIAQMQELGACCVALDEPRVERRIGLMRLADHKLSAAAQALQEVLVASCTAASNAR from the coding sequence ATGAACATCAAACAGCTGCGCGCCTTCCTCGCCGTGGCCCAGACCCTGAGCTTCGCCCAGGCCGGCGAGCGCCTGCACCTGTCGCAACCGGCCTTGAGCCTGACCATCAAGGCCCTGGAGGAAGACCTGGGCGGCCCGCTGCTGACGCGCACCACGCGGAGCGTGGCCCTGACCCCCGAAGGCGAAACACTCGTGCCCCTGGCCCGGCAACTGCTGGCCGACTGGGACAACGCCGAAGAACTGCTGCGCCAACACTTCACCCTGCAGACCGGCAAGGTGTCCATCGCCGCCATGCCCTCCTTCGCCGGCAACCTGCTGCCACCGGCGCTGAAACGCTTTCGTGACCGCCACCCCAGGGTCAACGTGGCGGTGCATGACGTGATCAACGAACAGGTGCTGGAAATGGTCCGCCACCGCCGGGTCGAACTGGGCATCGGCTTCGAACCGGCGTCCACCCAGGGCCTGGTGTTCACGCCGTTTTACCTCGACCGCTTCGTCGCCGTGGTACCGGCAGACTCGCCCCTGGCCCGGCGCCAGCAGATCAGTTGGCAGGAGCTGTTGCGCGAGGACTTCGTCACCCTGCAACGGCCATCGGCGGTGCGCTTGCTGCTGGAGCAGGACCTGGCCGCCGCCCATGGCAAATTGTCGGTGGCATTCGAAAGCCACCAGTTGAGCACCGTGGGGCGCATGGTCGCCAGCGGCCTGGGGGTCAGCGCGGTGCCGTCGCTGTGCATCGCCCAGATGCAGGAACTGGGGGCCTGCTGCGTGGCCTTGGACGAACCACGGGTGGAACGGCGCATTGGCCTGATGCGCCTGGCCGACCATAAGTTGTCGGCGGCGGCGCAGGCGTTGCAGGAAGTGCTGGTCGCGTCCTGTACAGCCGCTTCAAACGCTCGCTGA
- a CDS encoding DUF2235 domain-containing protein — translation MGRHLVVCLDGTNNRFSLQPTNIIRLVRCVSADPAQVLSYYDQGVGTFGVRETLFEWQKLPSRLCGLAFGWGLKRTVGGAYRFLAEHWQEGDRISLFGFSRGAYAVRALAALIDAIGLVAGHEAHLFDYAWAMLQARGGSGEPAFKLQDEFKQTFGRPVRIHLLGLFDTVKSVGWIYDPLVLPYTASNAVVDHVRHALSIDERRCFFRPNLWRKRDSQVTDVRQVWFAGVHSDVGGGYPPDQAGPALLALRWMLGEARALGLPLDADRCARELQLLVAGGPGQLHDSMTWRWKLAEWLPRRAWSFSLHKRVFAIGSMPPFGQPRPRYIAEKALVHRSVVQRIDSGDYDPMNLPGEFEVVDDQPMQQPGAPVRAGVSASV, via the coding sequence ATGGGCCGACACCTCGTGGTATGCCTGGACGGCACCAACAACCGCTTCAGCCTTCAACCCACGAATATTATCCGGCTGGTGCGGTGCGTGTCTGCCGACCCGGCCCAGGTGCTGTCGTACTACGACCAGGGCGTGGGCACCTTCGGGGTGCGCGAAACGCTGTTCGAATGGCAGAAACTGCCCTCGCGCCTGTGCGGGCTGGCGTTCGGCTGGGGCCTGAAGCGCACCGTGGGCGGCGCCTATCGCTTCCTGGCCGAGCACTGGCAGGAGGGCGACCGTATTTCCCTGTTCGGCTTTTCCCGCGGTGCCTATGCGGTTCGGGCCCTGGCGGCCTTGATCGACGCCATCGGCCTGGTGGCCGGCCACGAGGCCCACCTGTTCGATTACGCCTGGGCCATGTTGCAGGCCCGCGGCGGCAGCGGTGAGCCGGCATTCAAGCTGCAGGACGAGTTCAAGCAGACCTTTGGCCGCCCGGTGCGGATTCATCTGCTGGGGTTGTTCGACACGGTCAAATCGGTGGGCTGGATCTACGATCCGCTGGTGCTGCCGTATACCGCCAGCAATGCCGTGGTCGACCATGTGCGCCATGCCCTGTCGATCGACGAGCGCCGCTGCTTCTTTCGGCCCAACCTATGGCGCAAGCGCGACAGCCAGGTGACCGATGTACGCCAGGTGTGGTTCGCCGGCGTCCACAGCGACGTGGGCGGTGGCTACCCACCCGATCAGGCCGGCCCGGCCTTGTTGGCCCTGCGCTGGATGCTGGGCGAGGCCCGGGCCCTGGGCCTGCCGTTGGATGCAGACCGCTGCGCCCGCGAGTTGCAGCTGCTGGTAGCCGGCGGGCCGGGGCAATTGCACGACTCCATGACCTGGCGCTGGAAACTGGCCGAATGGCTGCCGCGCCGGGCCTGGAGTTTCAGCCTGCACAAACGGGTATTCGCGATCGGCAGCATGCCGCCGTTTGGCCAGCCTCGGCCACGCTACATTGCCGAAAAGGCCCTGGTGCACCGCTCGGTGGTGCAGCGGATCGACAGCGGTGATTACGACCCGATGAACCTGCCAGGTGAGTTCGAGGTGGTCGACGACCAGCCCATGCAGCAGCCCGGTGCCCCGGTGAGGGCTGGTGTGTCAGCGAGCGTTTGA
- a CDS encoding aldo/keto reductase, whose translation MRHHPLAEASVSIIGQGTWRMGEDPHAKRQEVAALQLGIELGMNLVDTAEMYGEGGAEEVVGQALAGRRDQVFLVSKVYPHNASRSGVAAACERSLKRMGTDHIDLYLLHWRGQYPLAETVDAFERLREQGKIGRWGVSNFDVDDLEELDDLRCATNQVLYNPQARGIEFDLLPWSHDHGLPTMAYCPIAQGGKLLEHPNLRSIADKHGVTPAQVCLAWAVRQDGVIAIPKAVDPLHVRLNAAAAALQLEGDDLHLIDQACPPPRRKQHLAMV comes from the coding sequence ATGCGCCATCATCCACTTGCAGAAGCATCCGTATCCATCATCGGCCAGGGCACTTGGCGCATGGGCGAAGACCCCCATGCCAAACGCCAGGAAGTGGCCGCCTTGCAACTGGGCATCGAGCTGGGCATGAACCTGGTCGACACGGCCGAAATGTACGGCGAAGGCGGCGCCGAGGAGGTCGTGGGCCAGGCGCTGGCGGGGCGCCGCGACCAGGTGTTCCTGGTGAGCAAGGTGTACCCCCACAACGCCAGCCGCAGCGGCGTGGCCGCGGCCTGTGAACGCAGCCTCAAGCGCATGGGCACCGACCACATCGATCTGTACCTGCTGCACTGGCGCGGGCAGTACCCGCTGGCCGAAACCGTGGACGCCTTCGAACGCCTGCGCGAACAGGGCAAGATCGGCCGCTGGGGCGTGTCCAACTTCGATGTCGACGACCTCGAAGAACTGGACGACCTCCGCTGCGCCACCAACCAGGTGCTGTACAACCCGCAGGCGCGGGGCATCGAGTTCGACCTGCTGCCCTGGAGCCATGACCACGGGCTGCCGACCATGGCCTACTGCCCCATCGCCCAGGGCGGCAAACTGCTGGAGCACCCCAACCTGCGCTCCATTGCCGACAAGCACGGGGTAACGCCCGCTCAGGTGTGCCTGGCCTGGGCGGTGCGCCAGGACGGTGTGATTGCCATACCCAAGGCCGTCGACCCGCTGCACGTGCGCCTGAATGCAGCCGCCGCAGCCCTGCAACTGGAGGGCGACGACCTCCATCTGATAGATCAGGCCTGCCCGCCACCCCGGCGCAAGCAGCATCTTGCAATGGTTTAA
- a CDS encoding GntR family transcriptional regulator, which translates to MGSVTVTAKQLEVNRIVDVLSRAIAQQRLRPGTRLVEAQIVETLQANRNHVQVALQRLAMQHIITIETNRGAIVSQPTAQEAREVFAARRAIERAVVEAITPDALAAHADSLAEQMAAERQASASGDRRETVRVRSEFHLMLADLCGNRLLREILGNLIVRSSLIVSLYQRLDTPSCRCDDHQAILDALHSGDSEQAVQAMFHHLVDLESQLDLTEQSAPDINLREALADL; encoded by the coding sequence ATGGGCTCCGTCACCGTCACCGCCAAACAGCTGGAAGTCAACCGCATCGTCGACGTGCTGTCGCGCGCCATCGCCCAGCAACGCCTGCGCCCCGGCACGCGGCTGGTAGAAGCACAGATCGTCGAGACCCTGCAGGCCAACCGCAACCATGTGCAAGTGGCCCTGCAGCGCCTGGCCATGCAACACATCATCACCATCGAGACCAACCGCGGCGCCATCGTTTCCCAGCCGACCGCCCAGGAGGCCCGCGAAGTGTTCGCCGCCCGCCGCGCCATCGAGCGAGCCGTGGTCGAAGCCATCACCCCCGATGCCCTGGCCGCCCATGCCGATAGCCTGGCCGAACAGATGGCGGCCGAGCGCCAGGCCTCGGCCAGCGGCGACCGACGTGAAACCGTGCGGGTACGCAGCGAATTCCACCTGATGCTCGCCGACTTGTGTGGCAATCGTTTGCTGCGGGAAATTCTGGGCAATCTGATCGTGCGCAGCTCGCTGATCGTCTCCCTGTATCAGCGCCTGGACACCCCATCGTGCCGCTGCGACGACCACCAGGCCATCCTTGACGCCCTGCACAGCGGTGACAGCGAACAGGCAGTGCAGGCCATGTTTCACCACCTGGTGGACCTGGAAAGCCAACTGGACCTGACCGAGCAGAGCGCGCCGGACATCAACCTGCGCGAAGCCTTGGCGGATCTGTAG
- a CDS encoding LysR family transcriptional regulator, whose amino-acid sequence MDISLRHIEVFRAVMNAGSVTGAAQLLFSSQPTVSRELARLESLLGMALFVRERGRLTPTAQGLMLFEEVQRAYVGLEQIASVAESIRRFDQGQLNITCLPMFAQVLLPAACQAFSRDYPGVAVSITAQESPALEESLSGQRFDLGLIESRHPPRGTRGLELFCADMVAVLPTAHPLAAKAQLALDDFDGQAFIHLSGLDLYRKMLDEQFRRAGVQRHGVVETSTAASVCAMVRQGLGVAIVNPLTALDESARGLVLRPLAVAAPFSVSLIQPQYRPASVLVEAFTERLKDEAQRLRQGLTAGTEG is encoded by the coding sequence ATGGACATTTCTCTGCGCCACATCGAAGTGTTTCGCGCGGTCATGAACGCGGGCAGCGTGACCGGCGCCGCGCAATTGCTGTTCAGTTCCCAGCCGACGGTAAGCCGCGAGCTGGCGCGGCTGGAGAGCCTGCTGGGCATGGCGCTGTTCGTGCGCGAGCGTGGCCGCCTGACGCCCACCGCCCAGGGCCTGATGCTGTTCGAGGAAGTGCAGCGGGCCTATGTGGGACTGGAGCAGATTGCCAGTGTCGCCGAATCGATCCGGCGTTTTGACCAGGGGCAGCTGAACATCACCTGCCTGCCGATGTTCGCCCAGGTCCTTCTGCCAGCGGCCTGCCAGGCGTTCAGCCGCGACTACCCAGGCGTGGCCGTGAGCATCACGGCCCAGGAATCGCCCGCGCTGGAAGAATCATTGAGCGGCCAGCGCTTCGACCTTGGCTTGATTGAAAGCCGCCATCCGCCACGTGGCACGCGGGGGCTCGAGCTGTTTTGCGCCGACATGGTGGCGGTGCTGCCCACGGCGCATCCGCTGGCGGCCAAGGCTCAGTTGGCGCTCGACGATTTCGACGGCCAGGCGTTCATTCACCTGTCGGGCCTGGACCTGTATCGCAAAATGCTCGATGAGCAGTTCCGCCGTGCCGGCGTACAGCGCCATGGCGTGGTCGAAACCAGCACGGCGGCTTCGGTGTGCGCCATGGTGCGCCAGGGGCTGGGCGTAGCCATCGTCAACCCGCTTACCGCGCTGGACGAATCGGCCCGCGGGCTGGTGCTGCGGCCCCTGGCTGTGGCGGCGCCGTTCAGCGTCAGCCTGATCCAGCCGCAATACCGCCCAGCGTCGGTGCTGGTGGAGGCCTTCACCGAGCGCTTGAAGGATGAGGCGCAGAGGTTGCGGCAGGGATTGACCGCGGGCACCGAAGGCTAA